The following coding sequences are from one Prochlorococcus marinus XMU1412 window:
- a CDS encoding phosphoribulokinase has protein sequence MSKRHPVVAVTGSSGAGTSTVKRAFEHIFAREDIVPAVVEGDSYHRFERMPMKKAMADALSKGENFSHFGPEANLFDKLEELFKIYGETGGGKKRYYLHSLEEAEEHNTRLGTALEPGQFTPWEDIPEGTDVLFYEGLHGGVEGDGYNVASYADLLVGVVPITNLEWIQKIHRDNAERGYSAETIVDTILRRMPDYINHICPQFSKTDINFQRIPTIDTSNPFICRNIPTPDESFVIIHFRKGAREKWGIDFQYLLGMINDSFMSSPTSIVVNGGKMGFAMELILTPIIHKMIEEKNK, from the coding sequence ATGTCAAAACGTCATCCAGTAGTTGCTGTAACAGGATCTTCAGGAGCAGGAACAAGTACAGTAAAAAGAGCCTTTGAGCATATTTTTGCCAGAGAAGATATTGTTCCCGCAGTTGTAGAAGGTGATAGTTACCACAGATTTGAAAGAATGCCTATGAAAAAAGCTATGGCAGACGCTCTTTCAAAAGGTGAAAATTTCTCTCATTTTGGTCCAGAGGCTAATCTTTTTGACAAGCTAGAAGAACTTTTTAAAATCTATGGTGAAACTGGAGGAGGAAAGAAAAGATATTATCTACATAGTCTTGAAGAAGCAGAAGAACATAATACAAGACTTGGGACAGCCTTGGAACCTGGACAATTTACTCCATGGGAAGATATTCCTGAGGGAACAGATGTACTTTTTTATGAAGGTTTGCATGGCGGGGTAGAAGGTGATGGATACAATGTGGCATCTTATGCTGATTTACTTGTTGGTGTTGTTCCAATAACAAATTTAGAGTGGATTCAAAAAATCCATAGAGATAACGCAGAAAGAGGTTATTCAGCGGAAACCATTGTGGATACTATATTGAGAAGAATGCCTGATTATATAAATCACATTTGCCCACAATTCAGCAAAACCGATATTAATTTCCAAAGAATTCCCACAATTGACACTTCTAATCCTTTTATATGCAGGAATATCCCAACCCCTGACGAGAGCTTTGTGATCATACATTTCAGAAAAGGGGCAAGAGAGAAATGGGGGATTGATTTTCAATACTTGCTTGGAATGATTAACGATTCATTTATGTCAAGTCCTACAAGTATCGTTGTAAATGGAGGGAAAATGGGTTTCGCAATGGAACTAATTCTCACTCCAATAATTCATAAAATGATTGAGGAGAAAAATAAATAA
- the leuB gene encoding 3-isopropylmalate dehydrogenase, protein MKKYKIVLLSGDGIGPEISEVSKRVLKKLSKNHNFDIEIIEKLFGGIAYERYGTPAPDETIDQCKKSDAVLLACVGDIKYDSLARELRPESGLLKLRSALNLFANIRPVKIRKSLLDASTLKKEIVEHVDLIVVRELIGGIYFGKPRGHITNTKIPKAFNTMIYDSAEIERITEIAIKIANQRNKKICSVDKSNVLEVSQLWRDTVLNITSKDKNISLSNMYVDNAAMQLVRDPGQFDVILTSNLFGDILSDLAAMLTGSIGMLPSASLNNNGPGVFEPVHGSAPDIAGKNIANPIAMLLSASMMLKIGLNEEEAAENLETAIDKVLSKGFRTADLADGSSEVSSCSEIGDKIMDEI, encoded by the coding sequence ATGAAGAAATATAAGATTGTTTTATTGTCAGGAGACGGAATTGGACCAGAGATTTCAGAAGTTTCAAAAAGAGTTTTAAAAAAGCTTTCAAAAAATCATAATTTCGATATTGAGATTATTGAAAAATTATTTGGAGGGATAGCTTATGAAAGATATGGGACTCCTGCCCCAGATGAGACAATAGATCAATGTAAAAAAAGTGATGCTGTACTTTTAGCATGTGTTGGAGATATTAAATATGACTCTCTTGCAAGAGAATTAAGGCCAGAAAGTGGGTTACTAAAGTTAAGATCTGCCCTAAACCTTTTCGCAAATATCAGGCCTGTCAAAATTAGAAAATCTCTATTAGATGCAAGTACATTAAAAAAAGAAATCGTTGAGCATGTAGATCTTATTGTTGTAAGAGAATTAATAGGGGGAATTTATTTTGGAAAGCCAAGAGGACATATAACAAATACAAAAATCCCAAAAGCTTTCAATACGATGATTTATGATTCGGCCGAGATAGAGCGAATAACTGAAATAGCAATAAAAATTGCTAACCAAAGAAATAAAAAAATATGTTCTGTTGATAAATCAAACGTCCTTGAGGTTAGTCAATTGTGGAGAGATACAGTTTTAAATATCACCTCAAAAGATAAAAATATATCTCTAAGCAATATGTACGTTGATAATGCAGCAATGCAATTAGTTAGAGATCCTGGTCAATTTGATGTAATTTTAACAAGTAATTTATTTGGAGATATCTTAAGCGACTTAGCCGCGATGTTAACTGGTTCTATTGGTATGCTTCCATCTGCTTCTCTAAACAATAATGGCCCAGGAGTTTTTGAACCTGTTCATGGTTCGGCTCCTGACATAGCTGGTAAAAACATAGCGAATCCTATAGCAATGCTTTTATCTGCTTCCATGATGTTAAAAATTGGATTAAATGAAGAAGAAGCTGCAGAAAATTTAGAAACTGCCATTGATAAAGTTTTATCAAAAGGATTTAGAACAGCAGATTTAGCTGATGGGTCTTCTGAAGTTTCATCTTGCAGTGAAATCGGAGATAAAATAATGGATGAAATTTAA
- the lpxD gene encoding UDP-3-O-(3-hydroxymyristoyl)glucosamine N-acyltransferase encodes MLLSDLVDLIKKGNSNFISANIFEDLNIQDAASLDAAIKHQISFLEENNILKEKLDQTKASALITNNNDEIVSTLKKLNISNIIVKNPRIAFAEVLDCLYKTINFKPGIHASAVIDRTAIIGSDCHIGPNVYIGENTVIGDNNHILPGSSILGNVRIGNNNIIHPNCVIYENTTLKNNCVINSNSVIGSEGFGFIPKNGKWVKMPQKGGVKIMSFVEIGTNCCIDRPAVGFTFIDEGTKLDNLIQIGHGVKIGKNCAFAAQVGIAGGANIGDGVILAGQVGVNNRVKVGNNVIASSKCGIHCDIEDGKVISGFPAMENKSWLRSSSIFKKLPELAKKLRQSDKQ; translated from the coding sequence ATGCTTTTAAGTGATTTAGTTGATCTAATAAAAAAAGGAAATTCAAATTTTATTAGTGCCAATATTTTTGAAGATTTAAATATACAAGATGCTGCCTCACTTGATGCTGCAATTAAACATCAAATATCTTTTTTAGAAGAAAATAATATCCTCAAAGAAAAATTAGATCAAACTAAAGCATCAGCATTAATAACTAATAACAACGATGAAATCGTTAGTACACTAAAGAAACTCAATATATCAAACATAATCGTTAAAAATCCAAGAATTGCATTTGCAGAAGTATTAGATTGTTTATATAAAACTATCAATTTCAAACCAGGAATTCACGCTTCAGCGGTTATAGATAGAACAGCAATAATTGGATCAGATTGCCATATTGGACCTAATGTCTATATTGGAGAAAATACTGTAATTGGAGACAATAATCATATTCTTCCGGGATCATCAATTTTAGGCAATGTTCGAATAGGAAACAATAATATAATTCATCCAAATTGTGTTATTTACGAAAATACCACTCTAAAAAATAATTGTGTAATTAATTCAAATTCTGTTATTGGATCAGAGGGGTTTGGTTTTATTCCTAAAAATGGCAAATGGGTAAAAATGCCTCAAAAAGGTGGTGTAAAAATAATGAGTTTTGTAGAAATTGGAACGAATTGTTGTATTGATAGACCCGCAGTTGGCTTTACTTTTATTGATGAGGGAACAAAGTTGGATAATTTAATACAAATAGGTCATGGAGTAAAAATTGGAAAGAATTGTGCATTTGCAGCTCAAGTTGGTATCGCTGGAGGAGCAAATATTGGAGATGGTGTTATTTTGGCAGGGCAAGTAGGAGTGAATAATAGAGTAAAAGTTGGTAATAATGTAATAGCAAGTTCAAAATGCGGAATTCATTGTGACATAGAAGATGGCAAGGTAATTAGTGGTTTCCCCGCGATGGAAAATAAATCATGGCTAAGGAGTTCAAGCATTTTTAAAAAATTACCAGAATTAGCAAAAAAACTTAGACAATCAGACAAGCAATAA
- the proB gene encoding glutamate 5-kinase codes for MKTWVIKIGTSILRGTEKTSTEEVIENLSRSFTSFLSKGNRLILVTSGAVGLGCQKLNIKTRPNDLSTLQATAAVGQVNLMSLYDKVFNKLGHNIAQILITKADFNSRESFNNASKTLKKLIDLNVIPIVNENDTVANEELKYGDNDTLSALVALAINANKLILLTDIENLYSKDPRNNKDAQPIKEVHNSELKEIKDKNIQNSNNEWGTGGISTKLISAEIATKGGVEVQLVDGTNKKNLIEIFNDNKIGTLFYPVEKPIGNKKSWLSHAIQTVGKITLDDGASFAIKKKGASLLAVGVKNVEGNFTINQAVKIVNTNDKEVAKGLVSISSDKLRSILNNNENNNSSIIVVHRDVLALS; via the coding sequence ATGAAAACTTGGGTTATAAAAATTGGTACTAGCATTTTAAGAGGAACAGAGAAAACATCTACTGAAGAAGTTATTGAAAACCTTTCTAGATCCTTTACAAGTTTTCTTTCCAAAGGAAACAGATTAATTTTAGTAACTAGTGGAGCGGTTGGGTTAGGTTGCCAAAAATTAAATATTAAAACGAGACCAAATGATTTAAGTACCCTTCAAGCTACTGCTGCAGTAGGTCAAGTTAATTTAATGTCCTTATACGATAAAGTATTTAATAAATTAGGTCATAATATTGCTCAAATTTTAATAACTAAAGCTGATTTTAATTCACGAGAATCCTTTAATAACGCTTCTAAAACTTTAAAAAAATTAATTGATTTGAATGTTATTCCAATAGTAAATGAAAATGATACCGTAGCAAATGAAGAGCTTAAATATGGAGATAATGATACCCTCTCTGCTTTAGTTGCTTTGGCAATAAATGCTAACAAGCTTATTTTATTAACCGATATTGAAAATCTATACTCAAAAGATCCACGTAATAATAAAGATGCGCAACCTATTAAAGAAGTTCATAATAGTGAATTAAAGGAAATTAAAGATAAAAATATTCAAAACTCAAATAATGAATGGGGAACAGGAGGAATTTCTACAAAATTAATTTCTGCAGAAATAGCAACAAAAGGAGGAGTAGAAGTCCAACTAGTTGATGGAACTAATAAAAAAAACTTAATTGAAATTTTTAATGATAATAAAATTGGAACTTTATTTTATCCAGTAGAAAAACCTATTGGAAACAAAAAAAGTTGGCTTTCACATGCAATTCAAACAGTAGGGAAAATTACTTTAGATGATGGCGCTTCTTTTGCAATTAAAAAAAAAGGTGCCTCACTTTTAGCGGTTGGTGTTAAGAATGTAGAAGGAAACTTTACGATTAATCAGGCAGTTAAAATAGTAAATACAAATGATAAAGAAGTTGCAAAAGGTTTAGTATCAATAAGTAGCGACAAATTAAGAAGTATCTTAAATAATAATGAAAATAATAACTCCTCGATAATTGTCGTACACAGAGATGTTCTTGCTCTCTCTTAG
- a CDS encoding YqeG family HAD IIIA-type phosphatase, whose protein sequence is MRSILKVNWDSNLPIYNISQSELQKKGINSLLLDVDGTLVNRKSNMIPKAVKNWIIESKKLFSLYLISNNPSKKRIAKIAKELNLRYKYNASKPRKKVTLSAIKEIGRESKNIAIIGDRIFTDIIVGNRCDIKTILVKRLNKDGLPIKFNLTLTIEKLISHFIK, encoded by the coding sequence ATGAGATCTATCCTAAAAGTCAATTGGGATTCAAACTTACCAATATATAATATTTCTCAATCTGAGTTGCAAAAAAAAGGAATTAATTCTTTATTGCTAGACGTGGATGGGACTCTAGTAAATAGAAAATCAAATATGATCCCAAAAGCTGTAAAAAATTGGATCATAGAATCTAAAAAACTTTTCTCCTTATATCTAATAAGTAATAATCCATCAAAAAAAAGAATCGCAAAAATAGCGAAAGAATTAAATTTAAGGTATAAATACAATGCCTCAAAACCAAGAAAAAAAGTAACTTTGTCTGCTATCAAAGAAATTGGCAGAGAGTCAAAAAATATAGCTATTATTGGCGACAGGATTTTTACAGATATTATTGTTGGGAATAGATGTGATATAAAAACAATATTAGTTAAGCGATTAAATAAAGATGGCTTGCCTATAAAATTTAATTTAACTTTGACTATAGAAAAATTAATTTCTCATTTTATAAAATGA
- a CDS encoding DUF3727 domain-containing protein: MKEANSNDNYDAQTLLLNDSNGNELFCYLEQLVSVEGQEYALLTPVDTPVSLFKINEKDEPELIEKIDKNEQILKNAEAVLQEHDLRLIRSAVTLTVSGELEEPIYDELEEDYVDDDSESYELLVNFNLFDQEYGLYIPLDPFFIVGKLKDKGALLVEDDEFDKIQPLIETELEKSSS; encoded by the coding sequence ATGAAAGAAGCCAATTCAAATGATAATTATGATGCACAGACTCTTTTATTAAATGACTCAAATGGAAACGAGCTATTTTGTTATCTTGAACAATTAGTAAGTGTTGAAGGCCAAGAATATGCTTTATTAACGCCAGTTGATACTCCGGTAAGTCTTTTTAAGATAAATGAAAAAGATGAACCTGAATTAATTGAGAAAATAGATAAAAATGAACAAATACTAAAAAATGCTGAAGCAGTTCTTCAAGAACATGATTTAAGACTTATCAGATCAGCAGTTACATTAACAGTATCAGGAGAACTTGAAGAACCAATTTATGATGAATTAGAAGAAGATTACGTAGATGATGATAGTGAGAGTTATGAATTGCTTGTTAACTTTAATCTTTTTGACCAAGAATATGGCTTATATATACCACTAGATCCTTTTTTTATTGTGGGTAAATTAAAAGACAAAGGTGCCTTACTGGTTGAAGATGATGAGTTCGATAAAATTCAACCTTTGATTGAAACTGAGCTTGAAAAAAGTAGTTCTTAA
- the ruvX gene encoding Holliday junction resolvase RuvX yields MKFCKPKPKSILSLDIGTKRIGLAYCDPLCITSNILPAVKRFENNQEIKIIRNYINELNLTGFIVGIPLDEKGQMTTQAIDCKNYGKLLSNELKLPFSYVNEHSSTWESSDRFGIKKDKSGLIDSFSAKIILEQWIKEGPEIEEIAGKRQIKY; encoded by the coding sequence GTGAAATTTTGCAAACCCAAACCAAAGTCAATTTTGAGTTTGGATATAGGTACCAAAAGAATAGGTTTAGCTTATTGTGATCCCCTCTGCATAACATCAAATATACTTCCAGCAGTAAAACGGTTTGAAAATAATCAAGAGATTAAAATCATTAGAAATTATATAAATGAATTGAATTTGACTGGGTTTATTGTGGGTATTCCACTAGATGAGAAAGGTCAAATGACCACTCAAGCTATTGACTGTAAAAATTACGGTAAATTACTTTCAAATGAATTAAAGCTTCCATTTTCTTACGTCAACGAACATAGTTCAACTTGGGAATCTTCAGATAGATTTGGAATAAAAAAAGATAAATCGGGATTGATTGATAGTTTCTCAGCAAAAATAATTCTTGAGCAATGGATCAAAGAAGGTCCTGAAATAGAAGAAATAGCTGGTAAACGTCAGATAAAATATTAG